The sequence below is a genomic window from Hippocampus zosterae strain Florida chromosome 7, ASM2543408v3, whole genome shotgun sequence.
CTTTACAGgtattatattttcaaacataaCAATAgtagaaatataaaaaaaatacagataagACATCTTTCAAAACGGCGACATCCGAGAATCGCTCGAAAATATATCCTAAATAAATCCTTCGTCGCCCATTCGATGACGTAAGCGTGTACTTCCGGAACGTGAACGGCGCTTCCGGTTTGATTTCATAAACTCTGCACCGAGAGCAGGTATGTGGTGGCTTACTTTAGTGTACGCAACATTTTCCCGCTTAGCCTCGTGCGCTCTTATTCCGTGTTATTTATAAATAACCGAGTTCGtagcgtgtgcttgtttggacGCGTTGTCGCCATTTCTCGTCTGAACTCGTGACGCGGGCAAGGTTATGAGAGCGAGCCAGCCGAGCATCACAGGCTAACGCTAGCTGTGGCGCCGCTAGCCTGGAGGTCACCGGATCGATACGTTTATATCATGCACGTACACGTACACGCACTGTTTGCACGTGGATACAATTGCTCAATATCGGACGTGTTTTGTCAGCATGGTGTTGGGACTCGACATTTTGGACGAGCTCACCTGCATAACAAACTTGCCCATAAGGTGTGTTATGTAAGTGACAAGGTAATACAGCACATCAAAATGTATGAGTTTGAATGATTTGGTGGAGTTATATGATATCCTACTGAGCTGAATGTGGACATCACATCTGTCGCGTTTTACATTGAATTCGGCCCCACGACGCTGCCTTTTGTTTTGACAGGTGtctcattaagataagataagatatcctttatttataaGTTATGCATCCCGAATTTTTATGTGCTATTGGTAAACTGCATACCGTGCCTGTATACATTACCAATCAAAACTTTAAAGTGTCACAATGTTTTAAAGATCAGCTTTATGTGCGTGTGGCGAAATCATACACTACTGTTCAAAAATTTAGGGGTGTCCTTACTGTGTCTATAATGCAAACAGTGTTTTAAACAGACACGaaaagcatttgaaaacaaagtcaaagtTACGGAACGATTCCAATTCTTGACTTCCCAAGGATGCTGTCCCTGTCTCGGGCTGTCGCGAGCGGCGTGGCACGTGCCCCGGCGGCGCTCGGTCAAGCCGCCGTTGTCCGATTCAACAGCACCGCACAGGTAACGTCTGTATAAGTTTCGACCGAAATGAGGCCAACCTCAAACACTTTTAATATATCTGTCCGATTTTGCCGCAGACCCCTCCTAAGAAAACCACATTTGGGCCACTGGCAGATGAGGACAGAATATTCACAAACCTCTACGGCCGTCACGACTGGAAGTGAGATCTGCACAAGCCGTGTCCCGTGCACATGACATTCTTTGGTTAATTTGAGCGAATGCACTTTAGGCTGAATGGCGCCTTGAAGCGCGGCGACTGGTACAAGACCAAGGAGATCCTTCTCAAGGGCGTGGACTGGATTCTCAATGAGATCAAGGTGTCGGGCCTGCGCGGGAGAGGAGGCGCGGGTTTCCCCACCGGCATGAAGTGGAGTTTCATGAACAAGCCCAGCGACGGCAGGTCGGGAACACACTTCCAAAACAATCACCCTCTACATATTTGCATTGCATTTATTGACTGTGTGTGGAGCAATTCCGAAGGTACGCGCTTCCCGAATGCCCTACGATGCCGTCGAATGCCTTCCCTCAAAAGGAAGGTCGTCGCGTCATTTCTCAATGGAACAAAGAAAGCAATTTTGTCGCCCTCCCAGACCGAAGTATCTGGTGGTGAACGCTGACGAAGGCGAGCCGGGCACGTGCAAAGACCGGGAGATCATGAGGAACGATCCCCACAAGCTGGTGGAGGGCTGCCTGGTTGCCGGCAGGGCCATGGGGGCCCGCGCCGCCTACATCTACATCCGCGGGGAGTTCTACAACGAGTCCTCCAACCTGCAGGTGGGATCACACGCCTCTGACGTTCCAGAAGGGCGTCGTGCTCGGCTCTTTTCGTCGCAGAGGGCCTCATGTAATAAACGACGGAAAGGAATTCCTGTCAGACGTTGCAAAAGTTTTCTCGACTCGATGAACAAAGATTGAATTCACGCTTGACTTGGAACGAGAAGGCAAACACTCGTTAAATGTTAAAATGACCGAGCCTTTGAAAGACACGTCgaaggaaaggggaaaaggaagCGCTTCCGTTCCTCTTGCGGCCGAAAGCAAGTGCCTTTGAGCGTCTGAAGCGTGAACGTGACGTGCGCAGGTGGCCATCAACGAGGCCTACGCGGCGGGGCTCGTCGGCAGGAACGCGTGCGGCTCGGGCTACGACTTTGACGTGTTTGTGATGCGCGGCGCCGGCGCCTACATCTGCGGCGAGGAGACGGCGCTCATCGAGTCACTGGAGGGGAAGCAGGGCAAGCCCCGCCTCAAGCCCCCGTTTCCTGCCGACGTCGGTGAGTCTTCACACAGAAAGTGCGCCATTGAACACAAAGCCTTTTTCGGCACGGCGCCCCCGCTTACTTCTGTGGCGAAGGCGTGTTTGGCTGTCCCACGACGGTGGCCAACGTGGAGACGGTCGCCGTGGCGCCCACCATCTGCCGACGCGGAGGCACCTGGTTTCTGGGTTTCGGCCGGGAGAGGAACTCGGGCACCAAGCTCTTCAACATCTCCGGCCACGTCAACCACCCGTGCACCGTCGAAGAGGAGATGTCCATCCCCTTGAAGGATCTCATCGAGAGGCACGCGGGTACGTCGGGGGCCTCGCTCTTTCGACCTTGACGTCGGAGCGCCACAGAGCTACATATTAATATAACCCCCCCCGAACTACCCTTTGTGAGACAGGCGGCGTTCGCGGCGGATGGGACAACCTGTTGGCCGTGATCCCCGGTGGCTCCTCCACTCCGCTCATCCCCAAGAAGGTGTGCGAGGAGGTGCTGATGGACTTTGACGGCCTCGTCCAGGCTCAGACCGGACTGGGCACGGCGGCGCTCATCGTCATGGACAAATCTGTGCGTTTTGCCCCGTTTCAACAAGCGTCTTCTGATCATATTCGACGTTGACAATTTGGGGCGGGGCCGTGTTTTTTTCCAGACGGACATCATCAGAGCCATCGCCCGCCTGATTGAGTTCTACAAGCACGAGAGTTGTGGCCAGTGCACGCCTTGCAGAGAAGGTCCCTTTTCCCATCATACGTAACTGACACGGCATTCTTTGACGGCGTGGCTCAATTCCTTCTCGCTCGTGAAGGAGTGGACTGGATGAACGACATGATGTGGCGTTTCGTGCAAGGCGACGCGCGGCAGTCGGAGATCGACATGATCTGGGAGATCAGCAAGCAGATCGAAGGCCACACCATCTGTGCCCTGGGAGACGGCGCTGCCTGGCCCGTACAGGTAAGCGCCACGGAAATGACCAACTGCACTCTAGTGACGAGCATGTGGTGGCTAACGATGTCGGGCTTCGTCTCCAAATACAATTTCCCGTTCGGCGCAATCTATTTTGATTTCCTGACATGGCTTGCATCGGGCTGCTGCGAACTGACAGTTAGCACGAGAAGCTAACGTAGCAGCCTAAAGTGCTCGGCGCCCGCCATCTTATCAACCGTGAGTTCCTCTTCTTGTTTCAGGGCTTGATTCGACATTTCAGGCCGCTCATGGAAAGCCGAATCGCCCAATttcaagaacaaaagcaggccaGCGCTTAAAATGTCCGCATGCCCTTCATTCTTGCGGGTTGCATTCCTGTGTCTCATTGCCACATGATGCATACGAATGCTTGTGTTGTTCACAAAGTATTTAAGAATAaataatgtgggttttttttgtttgggtctCCTTGTGTCATGGAAATGTCAATAAAGTCCTATGGCCCTCAAATACTCTCTGGCATCCTATTCATGTAGTTATGTTTGTCGTTCTCAAACTGGGGCTCGGGGGACTGCAAGGTGAAAGCTGTAGGTTAGGCTTCAGTGCACCAATTTGCTTATGTCTcattaaaacaaatcaaaaatcaTCTTTACAGATGGGGGCCAATGTGCCAATAAAACTAACACACCAATTACTCGTCGCAACTTTATCTTTGGGCCAATTTAGAGTCAATTTGTCCCGTTATTGTTACAAAGCAATGTGTCTTTTCCAGAATAGAAGAGCAGGTGTATTTCTGAGATTCCTTTGTTGAAATATGAGAGGAACGGGAcatcatcaaataaaatgtaatggaATAAACGAGTGTTACAGTATAAAGTGCAGTTACTGTACGCCTGTGTCTGCAATGACAACAGTGTATTCATTGTTAATTTTATCTGTCGTTTTAAAAATGCGGTCAACAGCAATGTGGACAACTGGGTAGGAAATTGAAAACCTGTATAAATATATGAAGATTTAAAAGAATAATAGTTCAACAATTCCTGAACGTATTTATATTGATGGAAACGACACGTTTCGGCACTGTACTCTGGAGTGATTGAAAGTCTCGCGAGGTGTGCGACACGATTTGACGAGACTGCTTGTCACGTGACCCGGATGAACGACACTTGGCGCCGTAGTTTCAGGGGTAAGCaaatcaatttcttttttactcATAAtatattcaaatgtcagagttggCCCTATTTAGTAGCGGTCGAATGAACGCTGCGTGGTGACTAAGAGACAGAAAGagttcaattgaaaaaaaatatataccatgACCGTTTCGCTGTCTCCGTTGTCctcccgttttttttaaaccaagcgTAACCGTCTATTGTCGTGACAATCTGACGTTTTGTATTGTTGTAGATAAAGACATAGACTTGATGAAAGTCGACGACGTCATCGCGGGCACCAACATGAGCAAGACCGACCCAGAGATGAAATGTGGTGAGTGAATCTTCAGCGACGTCCCAGCTGCACACCCGTAAGATGTCTGCTTAACTGACAGCAGCTCAAATGCACCGCTTACAAATATGGTCACTAGAAAAGAACAGAACAAAATGTATGTCAATTTAATATAAGGGGTGGACATGAAGTGTTATGTTGTCTTTTCGTCGAAACTTGTGTTTTCCTTGACTGGCCCGTTTTTTTGTGAGTAATGTATGTGCATAAAGCATCCACCCTGTAATTCTTTGTGGTTGCGATGCAGGAGAGGACTATGACGATCCGCACTGTCCACAATGTCTCATCACATTTCGGTCCGCTAAGACCAGAGAGAACCACATGCGGAGGACTCACCCAGAGCAGTACAGCAGGCATTTGATGCAGGTTGCTCTGATCAACATTCGTTAGTCTCCACCGAGCCTGTAGGCCATGTCAGGCTGGGGCTGtcggtcaacatttttttaaatctttccgCAGAACCACACGCTGTTCTCGTGTTATAAGTGCGATAGGCTTTTTGGTTCGCCGGAGGAGCTTAAGGTGCACAGTGGGCTCCATCACCAGGCCGACGACATCCCCGTCTGCTCCTCCTGCTCCAAAGTCTTTACCAACTTTAGTGGGGTGAGGGAAACGAACCCGTGAtaaacgggggtggggggggggtttgatttCAGACACATCCGCAGTCTTCCTGACTGACTGTGT
It includes:
- the ndufv1 gene encoding NADH dehydrogenase [ubiquinone] flavoprotein 1, mitochondrial isoform X1, with the translated sequence MVLGLDILDELTCITNLPIRMLSLSRAVASGVARAPAALGQAAVVRFNSTAQTPPKKTTFGPLADEDRIFTNLYGRHDWKLNGALKRGDWYKTKEILLKGVDWILNEIKVSGLRGRGGAGFPTGMKWSFMNKPSDGRPKYLVVNADEGEPGTCKDREIMRNDPHKLVEGCLVAGRAMGARAAYIYIRGEFYNESSNLQVAINEAYAAGLVGRNACGSGYDFDVFVMRGAGAYICGEETALIESLEGKQGKPRLKPPFPADVGVFGCPTTVANVETVAVAPTICRRGGTWFLGFGRERNSGTKLFNISGHVNHPCTVEEEMSIPLKDLIERHAGGVRGGWDNLLAVIPGGSSTPLIPKKVCEEVLMDFDGLVQAQTGLGTAALIVMDKSTDIIRAIARLIEFYKHESCGQCTPCREGVDWMNDMMWRFVQGDARQSEIDMIWEISKQIEGHTICALGDGAAWPVQGLIRHFRPLMESRIAQFQEQKQASA
- the ndufv1 gene encoding NADH dehydrogenase [ubiquinone] flavoprotein 1, mitochondrial isoform X2; this translates as MLSLSRAVASGVARAPAALGQAAVVRFNSTAQTPPKKTTFGPLADEDRIFTNLYGRHDWKLNGALKRGDWYKTKEILLKGVDWILNEIKVSGLRGRGGAGFPTGMKWSFMNKPSDGRPKYLVVNADEGEPGTCKDREIMRNDPHKLVEGCLVAGRAMGARAAYIYIRGEFYNESSNLQVAINEAYAAGLVGRNACGSGYDFDVFVMRGAGAYICGEETALIESLEGKQGKPRLKPPFPADVGVFGCPTTVANVETVAVAPTICRRGGTWFLGFGRERNSGTKLFNISGHVNHPCTVEEEMSIPLKDLIERHAGGVRGGWDNLLAVIPGGSSTPLIPKKVCEEVLMDFDGLVQAQTGLGTAALIVMDKSTDIIRAIARLIEFYKHESCGQCTPCREGVDWMNDMMWRFVQGDARQSEIDMIWEISKQIEGHTICALGDGAAWPVQGLIRHFRPLMESRIAQFQEQKQASA